CCCGCACCGACCCGAAACGAATCGGCGGGCCCGTGCATTAAGGGGCGATGCGCGCCTTCTCCCAGCTGCTCGACGCGCTCGTCTATACCCGCAGCCGCAACGCCAAGCTGAAGCTGATCGGCGACTATCTCCGCCGCACCCCCGACCCTGATCGCGGCTATGCGCTGGCGGCGCTGACCGGGTCGCTCGACATCCCCGCGGTCAAATCCTCGGTGATCCGCAACCTCGCCGAGACCCGCGTCGACCCCTTCCTGCTCAGCCTCAGCCGCAATTACGTTGGCGACACCGCCGAGACCGTGTCGCTGCTCTGGCCGACCCCCGATGCCGAACATCCCGAGATTGACGACGGCACCATCGGCCTCGCCGATGCGGTGACGCGCCTCCAGGCGATCAGCCGCTCGGACGCGCCGGCCGAACTGGCGCGAATGCTCGACCACCTCGACGCCTCGGGCCGCTATGCTTTGCTCAAGCTGGCGACGGGCGAGTTGCGGGTCGGGGTCAGCGCCCGGCTCGCCAAGCAGGCGTTCGCCGACGCCTTCGGGGTCGATGTCGAGGGGGTCGAGGAGGTCTGGCACGGGCTCGACCAGCCGTTCCTCGAACTGTTCGCCTGGGGCGAAGGCCACGCCGAGCAGCCGCGCGTGGTCGACATTCCGGTGTTCCGCCCGTTCATGCTCGCCCACCCTCTTGAGAGCGAGGAGCTCGACCTCGACGCTTACGCGGCCGAGTGGAAATGGGACGGCATCCGCGTCCAGCTGGTCCGCGCCGGCGGACAGACGAGGCTCTACAGCCGCACCGGCGACGACATCACCCGCAGCTTTCCCGACGTCGCCGCCGCCTTCGTCGTGCCCGGCGTGCTCGACGGTGAATTGCTGGTGCGCGGCGCGGGACAGGGCGCGGACGAGCATGGCGGCGCGGCGGCCAGCTTCAACGCGCTCCAGCAGCGGCTCGGCCGAAAGGTCGTCAGCGGCAAGATGCAGGACGACTATCCCGCTTTCGTCCGGCTCTACGATATCCTTTACGACGGCTCAGAAGACCTGCGTGAACTTGGCTGGGCCGACCGCCGGGCGCGGCTCGAGGCGTTCGTGCCCCGGCTTCCCGCCGACCGCTTCGACCTCTCGCAACTGATCGAAGCGAAGGACTTCACCGAGCTTGGCGAAATCCGCGCCGGCGCGCGCGACGCGGCGATCGAGGGGATGATGCTCAAGCGGCGCGATTCGCCCTACGTCGCCGGTCGCCGCACCGGGCTGTGGTACAAGTGGAAGCGCGATCCGCTGACCGCCGATTGCGTGATGATGTACGCCCAGCGCGGGTCGGGCAAACGGTCGAGCTATTACAGCGACTATACCTTCGGGGCGTGGAACGAGGCGGGTGAGCTGCTGCCGGTCGGCAAGGCCTATATGGGGATTACCGACGAGGAGCTGCGCTGGCTCGACCGCTTCGTCCGCCAGAACACGGTCCAGCGCTTCGGCCCGGTCCGCGAGGTCGAGAAGACGCTGGTACTGGAAGTCGCGTTTGACAGCGTCCACCTGAGCAAGCGTCATCGCTCCGGCCTGGCGATGCGCTTTCCCCGGATCAGCCGCATCCGCACCGACAAGCCGGCGCACGAAGCCGACCGGCTCGACACCCTGCTCAACATGGTCACTTGAAGCGTGACTGGCCCGCGCTAGGCTGCGTTCCAACAGGGATGAGGGGACGACCATGATCGGGAAGATGCTGCTCGCCGCGGGCGCGCTGATGCTGTCGGGCGCGGCGAGCGCCGAGACCTACGCGATTCAGGCCGGACGGCTGATCGTCGACGCGGCGCAGCCCGCGCGCGGCCCCTCGACGGTGATCGTCGACAATGGTCGGATCGTGCGGATCGAGTCTGGCTTCACTACCCCGGCGGGGGCGACGGTGGTCGACCAGCGCGCCCGCACGGTGTTGCCGGGGATGACCGACGTTCACGTCCACCTGACAAGCAATTCGGGCGAGCCCTGGTACAACGGCTATACCCAGAAATATTCGGTGCCTTATTCGGCGACCGTCGGCCTGACCCATGCCCTCGAGATGGCGCGCGCAGGCTTCACCACCGTACGCGACCTCGGCGGCGCGACCGCGGCGGTGACCGCGGTGCGTGATGCGATCGGCGAGGGCCGCTTCCCGGGCCCGCGGGTCAAGGTGTCGGGCGACCCGCTGTCGATCGTCGGCGGCCATGCCGACCCAGCCACCGGATTGCCGCCCGAGATGGCCGCCGCCTTCGACGCCGCGCACCTCAGCAGCGCAGTCTGCACCGGGCCGCAGCAATGCCAGGAAGCGGTCCGCCACCTTGCCGCCGCGGGTGTCGACGTGATCAAGATCATGGCCACCGGCGGTGTGCTCGACCCTGGCGCGCGCGGCCTTGATCAGCATTTCACCGACGAGGAGATGCGCGCGATCGTCCAGATGGCGCATTCGTCGGGCCTCAAGGTCGCCGCCCATGCCCACGGAGCGCGCGGGATCCTCGCCGCGACCAACGCCGGGGTCGATTCGATCGAGCATGGCACCTTCCTCGACTCCGCCGGGGCGCAGGCGATGAAGGCGCACGGCACCTATTATTCGGCGACCCTGATCGCGCTGAGTGCCCTTCCGGGACTGATCGAAGGCAATAAGATCCCGCCAAGCTCGCAGGCCAAGGCGCGGCAAGCGCTGACCGCGTGGGGCAAGGGCCTCGCGCTCGCCTATCGGAGCGGGGTCAAGATCGCGCTCGGGACCGATTCGGCGGTCGCCCCGCACAAGGACGCGGGCAAGGAAGTCGAGCTGATGGTGACCAAGAGCGGGATGACCCCGCGCGACGCGCTGATCGCGGCGACCAAGGGCGGGCCCGACCTGCTCGGAATCGCCGGCGAGACCGGGACGCTCGATGCGGGCAAGTCGGCCGACCTGATCGCGGTCGACGGCGATCCGCTGACCGACCCCAGGGCGGTCCAGCACATCGGCTACGTGATGGTCGAGGGCCGGCCGATCCCGATGAACTAGAGCGTCTTCTCCAGCACCACGAAGGCGAGGTCGGCACGCTTGGGCGTGTAGCGCTGCTCATCATAGGGGAAGGGGCGGGTCTCTCCCGTCGGCCGATAGCCGCGCCGCTCATACCAGGCGATCAGCTCGGGCCGCTGGGCGATGACCTGCATCTCCATCCGCGTTGCGCCAAGCGTATCGCGGGCGAAGGCCTCGGCCCCCGCCAGCACGTCGCGGCCGGTCCCGCTCGCCTGCGCCGTCGGGTCGACCGTCAGCATACCGAGATAGGCGAGCCCCTCGCCCTTGTCGGTCACCGCCACGCAGGCCCCGAGCGCATCACCCTCGCGCCGCAATAGGATGTGCTGGGCGGGGTTAGCGAGCATGGCGGCGAGCTCGGCGGCATCGGTGCGGCGCCCGCCGACGAGGTCCGCCTCATGACTCCAGCCAGCGCGCGCGCTGTCGCCGCGGTAAGCGCTTTCGACCAGCCGTTCGAGCGCTGGGAGGTCGGCCGCGGTCGCCGGCTCAAGCCTCATGCACCGCCACCGTCCGGCCCGCGGCATTGGCCTGCCCGCGGAACATCCCGCGGGTGGTGAAGCCCCACGCGGCCGTTCCGTCGGGTGCGACGCCGATCAGACCGCCGGTCCCGCCGAGCGCGCGAATGTCGGCAAGCACCGCGTCCAAGGCCTGCTGAAGGCTCTCGCCGAGCATCCGCATCCGCGCGCCGACCTCGTGCGCGGCGGCGGCGCGAATGAAGAACTCGCCCGAGCCCGTCGCGCTGATCGCCGCCGAACGATCGTCAGCATAGGTGCCCGCCCCGATCAGCGGCGAATCGCCGATCCGGCCGTAGCGCTTGGCGGTCAGCCCGCCGGTCGAAGTGGCGGCGGCGACATGGCCGGCGGCATCGACCGCGACTGCCCCGATCGTTCCATATTTGACGTCGGCGTCGAACCCGCCGCCGCTGGCCAGCACGCGCTCGAGCTGGGCTCGGCGCTCGGGAATTTCGAACCACTTCGGGTCGACGGTCTCGAGGCCGTGGTCGCGGGCGAATTCCTCGGCGCCGTCGAAGCTCAGCAGGACGTGCGGGCTATGCTCCATCACCGCCCGCGCCGCGCTGATGGGAGCGCGGATCGTGGTCAGCCCGGCGACCGCGCCCGCCGCTCGAGTGCGCCCGTCCATGATCGCGGCGTCGAGCTCGATATGCCCGTCATGGGCGAGCACGCTGCCGCGCCCGGCGTTGAAGGCGGGATCATCCTCGAGCACCCGCGCCGCCGCCTCGACCGCGTCGAGCGAAGAGCCCCCCGCTGCGAGGATCGCCGCGCCCGCGTCGAGCGCGGCGGCGAGCCCGGCACGCCCCGCCGCTTCCTCCTTTTCCGAGAGACGCAATTCCCCGCACCCGCCGTGCACCACCAATTGCCAGTTCGTCATGCCCGCGCGCTTAGGCCCCGACCCCCGCTTGCGCAAATCCCTACTCCCATATAAATATGATATCAGATTAAAGGGGAACGTTCATGAGCGAGTCGCCAAACCCAGTCCTGACTTCGAGCCGCGAACGCGGCGCCGCGACCGTCAGCGGCTACGGGATGTTGCTGTTGCTGCTGCTGACCATCGCGGTGCAGGTGTTCGCGGTCGTCAGCCTCGCGCACCAAACCGCGTTGGAATGGATGCCAGTGGTCGCCGTGGTGACCCCGGTCGTCTTCGTATTCGTGCTGTTCGGCTTCTACATCCTCCAGCCCAACCAGGCGGTCGCGATCACCCTGTTCGGTGCCTATCGCGGAACCGACCGGACCACCGGCCTGCGCTGGGTGCTGCCGTGGGAAATGCGGCGCAAGGTGTCGGTCCGCGCCAACAACTTCATTTCCGAGCGGCTCAAGGTGAACGACCTGCGCGGCAACCCGATCGAGATCGCGGCGCAGATCGTCTGGCGGGTAATCGATACCGCGCAGGCGCTCTACGATGTCCAGGATTACAAGGCGTTCGTGGTGGTCCAGGTCGAAGCGGCGATCCGCACCATCGGCTCGCGCTATCCCTATGACGATTTCGAGCATCAGGAAGTGACCCTGCGTGGCAACCACGACAAGGTCGGAGTCGAACTGCGCGAGGAGCTGAATGCGCGGCTGGCGGTCGCCGGGATTACGGTCGACGAGTGCGGCTTCACCCACCTCGCCTACGCCAGCGAGATCGCCGGGGCGATGCTCCGCCGCCAGCAGGCGCAGGCGGTGGTCGCCGCGCGCAAGACGCTGGTCGAGGGTGCCGTCGGCATGGTCGAAATGGCGCTCGAGCAGCTGAGCGCGAAGAATGTCGTCGAGCTCGACGACGAGCGCCGCGCGGCGATGGTCTCGAACCTGATGGTGGTGCTGTGCGGCGAGCGTGACACCCAGCCCGTGGTCAACACCGGCACCCTTTACCAGTAGTTGCGGATGGCGGAGCGCAAGGCCTTTCCGCTGCGAATCGACGCGACCCTGTGGGACGCGGTGGAACGCTGCGCCACGGCCAATCTGCGCTCGGCCAATGCCGAAGCGGAAATGTTGATCCGCGAAGCGTTAAAGGCGCGCGGAGTGGCGGTGAGGCCGCCCCACCCGGTCAAGCGGGGACGCCCGCCAAAGGAGAAACAAGGATGATCACCCTGATCCTCGCCGCGGCCCAGGTGATGACCGCCTCCCCCGGCGCACTGCGCCAGACCGAGCTCACCGCCGGCACGGGTCGCCAGCTTGTGGGCACGCTGCTGCAGGCAGTCGGCACGCCGCGCGCCACCGTTCTGATCATCCCCGGGTCGGGGCCGACCGATCGCAACGGCAACAATCCGCTCGGGATCAACGCCGCGCCGTACAAGCTGCTCGCCGAGGGGCTCGCCGCCCGCGGCATCGCGACGCTCAGGATCGACAAGCGCGGCCTCGGCGGCAGTCGCGGGGCGGGCGATGGCAACAACGTCACCATCGGCCGCTACGCCGCCGATACCGGCAGCTGGGTCACCGCCGCGCGGCAGGCGACCGGCGCCCGCTGCGTCTGGCTGGCCGGACATAGCGAAGGTGGGCTCATCGCGCTGGCGGCGGCGGACCGGCCCGACGTCTGCGGACTGGTCCTGCTCGAGGCGGCTGGGCGCCCGCTCGGCGGCATCATTCGCGAGCAACTGCGCGCCAATCCCGCCAACGCCCCGATCCTCGCCGACGCCGAGCGAGCGCTCACCAGCCTCGAAGCCGGCCGCCGGGTCGAGGCGGCAAGCCTGCCGCCGGCGCTCGGCCAAGGCTTGTTCAACCCGGCGGTGCAGGACTTCCTGATCGACGAATTGCGCTACGACCCGGCCAAGCTCCTCGCCGCCTACAAGGGACCGGTGTTGGTGGTGCAGGGCGGAACCGACCTCCAGGTCAAGCCGGCCGACGCCGACCGGCTGGTCGCGGCGCGGCCGGGGGTCGCTCGGGCCGACTTCCCGACCATGAACCACATCCTCAAGGAAGCCCCGGCAGCGCGCGACGCGAACATCGCGACCTACGGCAACCCCAATCTGCCGCTGGCGCCCGGCCTCGTCGACCGCATCGCCGCCTTCGTCACCGAGAAACGGCGATGAGCGACGGGCCCGAATGGTTCGAGCCCAAGCGCGTCGGCTTCGGCGCCGGGCTGCCGATCGCCTGGCAGGGCTGGGCGGTGCTCGGCGTCTATTTCGCGCTGGTCGGGGTCGCGTTGCGCTACTTCGACGATGACAAATTGACCGGCGCTGCGATCGTCCTCCCGGCCACCGCCGCGCTGATCTTCGTCGCCAGCCGCACCACTCGCGGCGGCTGGCGCTGGCGCCGCGGTGACGATGACTGAGCTAGCCGGCGGTCGGCGGGCGCTGCGGCCGTTGCGGCGCCTTGCCGTAAAGCAATGCATCGTCGAGCAGCCGCGCCAGCCGCAGCCCGCCGGTCACAACCTGGCGGCGGATCGGCGCCATCACGCTGCGGATCTTCTCCTCGGTCATCACCGGCCGCTCGGCCGGCAGCGGGCCGCACGGATCGCCAAGCAGCGTGCCATAGGCATAGGTCCGGGCATTCTCCCAGCTCTGCCGGCTCCACTCCTCGGTGGTGCCCTGCGCCAGCGCGGCGCGCTCGCCGACCGGCACTTCGGACAGCAGCTCGCGTGCCCGCCCGGCGAAATTGGCGTCGTTGGGATTGCCCGGTCGCGCGCTCGGGCCCGACGTGATCGCGCGCTCGGGCAGCCAGCCGTCCCAGATGCTGTGAAGGTTCGTCTTGCCGGCGATGGTCCCGTAGGTGACCGGCAGGTCGTTGCCGCCGCGGTCGCCGCGGTCGCCGGCGTGCATCGGCTGTGACAGGTCGCCGACGAAATGGACGAGGTAGGCGAGCGCCATCACCCGCTCACGCACCGGCACCGTCTTGTCGGCAAGCAGGCGCGCGTTGCGCTCGATCTGCGCGCTGACGCAATTGCCGTCCTTGCACGCCTGACCGAGGCTGAACGCCTTGCAGACGTTGACGTTCTGATAGTGCCAGCTGCTCTGATAGCTGAAGCGGTCGCCCAGGGGCTTGATGCAGTCGGCCCAGATGCTCGCCTGCTCGATCGTCGCGACCGGGCAGGTCGGCGTCTCGAGCAGCCGGCCCTGACGAAGCAGCGCCTCGATCCGCGCGCGGGTCTCGGGCCGGACCGATTGCCACGCCACCGCGGCGACGGTCTCGTGGCCATATTCCCAGTAAGCGGCGCTGGGCGCAGCGGCGAAGAGCGCGCACAGCGCGGCAAGCAAGCGGATGATCGGCACGGGGGGCGATCTAGCCGAGGCTCATCCGAGCGACAACTCGTGGAGTTCATTAACTAATCGCCATTCGCCGAGGTCGGCGAGCATCACCCGCGCGGCCTGCTCGGTGAGGTCGGCGGTGCGCGGGAGGGTGGTCGCCAGCTTGAGGTCGGTGACGATCCGCTCGAGCTGGTCGGCGGTGTTGCGCGCACGCGAGGCGAGCGAACCGAAGTCGCCCTGGACGCGGATGCCGAAGATGGCGGTGCCGAGCGCGGGCAGGCCCGCCGAGAGCACGGTGCTCCATGCGCCGATCCGCTGGAGCAAAGGTGGATCGAACAGCAGGCAACCGACCGAGAAGAGGGTCACGCCAAGGGTCGCGGCGAAGATCGCCAGCGCCGCCCACTCGAGCCGTTCGTCGAGCGCCTTCACCTGGCCGCTGGTGTGGCGGTTGTAGTCGACCTGGGGCTGCAACTCGTGCGCGGC
The Sphingomonas ginsengisoli An et al. 2013 genome window above contains:
- a CDS encoding SPFH domain-containing protein; this encodes MSESPNPVLTSSRERGAATVSGYGMLLLLLLTIAVQVFAVVSLAHQTALEWMPVVAVVTPVVFVFVLFGFYILQPNQAVAITLFGAYRGTDRTTGLRWVLPWEMRRKVSVRANNFISERLKVNDLRGNPIEIAAQIVWRVIDTAQALYDVQDYKAFVVVQVEAAIRTIGSRYPYDDFEHQEVTLRGNHDKVGVELREELNARLAVAGITVDECGFTHLAYASEIAGAMLRRQQAQAVVAARKTLVEGAVGMVEMALEQLSAKNVVELDDERRAAMVSNLMVVLCGERDTQPVVNTGTLYQ
- a CDS encoding GNAT family N-acetyltransferase, with translation MRLEPATAADLPALERLVESAYRGDSARAGWSHEADLVGGRRTDAAELAAMLANPAQHILLRREGDALGACVAVTDKGEGLAYLGMLTVDPTAQASGTGRDVLAGAEAFARDTLGATRMEMQVIAQRPELIAWYERRGYRPTGETRPFPYDEQRYTPKRADLAFVVLEKTL
- a CDS encoding alpha/beta hydrolase; its protein translation is MITLILAAAQVMTASPGALRQTELTAGTGRQLVGTLLQAVGTPRATVLIIPGSGPTDRNGNNPLGINAAPYKLLAEGLAARGIATLRIDKRGLGGSRGAGDGNNVTIGRYAADTGSWVTAARQATGARCVWLAGHSEGGLIALAAADRPDVCGLVLLEAAGRPLGGIIREQLRANPANAPILADAERALTSLEAGRRVEAASLPPALGQGLFNPAVQDFLIDELRYDPAKLLAAYKGPVLVVQGGTDLQVKPADADRLVAARPGVARADFPTMNHILKEAPAARDANIATYGNPNLPLAPGLVDRIAAFVTEKRR
- a CDS encoding S1/P1 nuclease; the protein is MPIIRLLAALCALFAAAPSAAYWEYGHETVAAVAWQSVRPETRARIEALLRQGRLLETPTCPVATIEQASIWADCIKPLGDRFSYQSSWHYQNVNVCKAFSLGQACKDGNCVSAQIERNARLLADKTVPVRERVMALAYLVHFVGDLSQPMHAGDRGDRGGNDLPVTYGTIAGKTNLHSIWDGWLPERAITSGPSARPGNPNDANFAGRARELLSEVPVGERAALAQGTTEEWSRQSWENARTYAYGTLLGDPCGPLPAERPVMTEEKIRSVMAPIRRQVVTGGLRLARLLDDALLYGKAPQRPQRPPTAG
- a CDS encoding toxin-antitoxin system HicB family antitoxin, coding for MAERKAFPLRIDATLWDAVERCATANLRSANAEAEMLIREALKARGVAVRPPHPVKRGRPPKEKQG
- a CDS encoding isoaspartyl peptidase/L-asparaginase family protein translates to MTNWQLVVHGGCGELRLSEKEEAAGRAGLAAALDAGAAILAAGGSSLDAVEAAARVLEDDPAFNAGRGSVLAHDGHIELDAAIMDGRTRAAGAVAGLTTIRAPISAARAVMEHSPHVLLSFDGAEEFARDHGLETVDPKWFEIPERRAQLERVLASGGGFDADVKYGTIGAVAVDAAGHVAAATSTGGLTAKRYGRIGDSPLIGAGTYADDRSAAISATGSGEFFIRAAAAHEVGARMRMLGESLQQALDAVLADIRALGGTGGLIGVAPDGTAAWGFTTRGMFRGQANAAGRTVAVHEA
- a CDS encoding metal-dependent hydrolase family protein, coding for MIGKMLLAAGALMLSGAASAETYAIQAGRLIVDAAQPARGPSTVIVDNGRIVRIESGFTTPAGATVVDQRARTVLPGMTDVHVHLTSNSGEPWYNGYTQKYSVPYSATVGLTHALEMARAGFTTVRDLGGATAAVTAVRDAIGEGRFPGPRVKVSGDPLSIVGGHADPATGLPPEMAAAFDAAHLSSAVCTGPQQCQEAVRHLAAAGVDVIKIMATGGVLDPGARGLDQHFTDEEMRAIVQMAHSSGLKVAAHAHGARGILAATNAGVDSIEHGTFLDSAGAQAMKAHGTYYSATLIALSALPGLIEGNKIPPSSQAKARQALTAWGKGLALAYRSGVKIALGTDSAVAPHKDAGKEVELMVTKSGMTPRDALIAATKGGPDLLGIAGETGTLDAGKSADLIAVDGDPLTDPRAVQHIGYVMVEGRPIPMN
- a CDS encoding cisplatin damage response ATP-dependent DNA ligase, yielding MRAFSQLLDALVYTRSRNAKLKLIGDYLRRTPDPDRGYALAALTGSLDIPAVKSSVIRNLAETRVDPFLLSLSRNYVGDTAETVSLLWPTPDAEHPEIDDGTIGLADAVTRLQAISRSDAPAELARMLDHLDASGRYALLKLATGELRVGVSARLAKQAFADAFGVDVEGVEEVWHGLDQPFLELFAWGEGHAEQPRVVDIPVFRPFMLAHPLESEELDLDAYAAEWKWDGIRVQLVRAGGQTRLYSRTGDDITRSFPDVAAAFVVPGVLDGELLVRGAGQGADEHGGAAASFNALQQRLGRKVVSGKMQDDYPAFVRLYDILYDGSEDLRELGWADRRARLEAFVPRLPADRFDLSQLIEAKDFTELGEIRAGARDAAIEGMMLKRRDSPYVAGRRTGLWYKWKRDPLTADCVMMYAQRGSGKRSSYYSDYTFGAWNEAGELLPVGKAYMGITDEELRWLDRFVRQNTVQRFGPVREVEKTLVLEVAFDSVHLSKRHRSGLAMRFPRISRIRTDKPAHEADRLDTLLNMVT